In Candidatus Mycalebacterium zealandia, one DNA window encodes the following:
- a CDS encoding DUF1844 domain-containing protein, protein MDFSNFVLSLNASAIMHLGDIPDPNTKERNVNLPAAKHTVDILEILQDKTKGNLSDEEQKLIDDVLYGLRLRYVQATAPREEKDG, encoded by the coding sequence ATGGATTTTTCCAATTTCGTTCTTTCGCTGAACGCCTCGGCAATTATGCATCTGGGAGACATTCCCGACCCGAACACAAAGGAGCGCAACGTCAATCTGCCCGCCGCCAAGCACACGGTGGACATTCTTGAAATCCTTCAGGATAAAACAAAAGGTAACCTGTCGGACGAAGAACAAAAACTCATAGACGACGTGCTTTACGGTTTGAGACTCCGCTATGTTCAGGCGACAGCGCCGAGAGAGGAAAAAGACGGTTAA
- a CDS encoding peptide chain release factor 2 (programmed frameshift) has translation MKDTDKPDIQNIKNRVESIRGFLDLPDKRKRVEEIDEISNGADFWDDREKAQSVLSERSALKQTIDDWEEFDSTVKDAEALAELCAEEPDGELEAELLSVLALLTEKAERFEFQRMLGGEDDSKGAIVEINSGAGGTEAQDWADMLYRMYLRYCDRSGFSVSVLGCQDGDEAGIKSATMIVSGDHPYGYLKGESGVHRLVRISPFDANKRRHTSFASVFISPEIDDSVEVNIDEKDLRVDTFRAGGKGGQHVNKTDSAVRITHTPTGTVVSCQNERSQHQNKESAMKVLKARLYKIEREKKMEKLSKLSSSKKEIGWGSQIRSYVMHPYRMVKDHRTDFESSDVDAVLDGKLEDFVRNYLTSEESAPK, from the exons ATGAAAGACACCGACAAACCCGACATTCAAAACATCAAAAACCGCGTTGAATCCATACGAGGGTTTCTT GACCTGCCGGACAAACGGAAACGTGTTGAAGAAATAGACGAAATATCAAACGGCGCGGACTTCTGGGACGACCGCGAAAAAGCGCAAAGTGTTCTGTCCGAACGCTCCGCTCTCAAACAGACAATTGACGACTGGGAGGAATTTGACTCCACCGTCAAAGACGCCGAAGCCCTTGCCGAGTTGTGCGCCGAAGAACCGGACGGCGAACTGGAAGCGGAGCTTTTATCCGTTCTCGCCCTGCTCACTGAAAAAGCGGAGCGGTTTGAGTTCCAGAGAATGCTCGGCGGCGAAGACGATTCCAAAGGCGCGATTGTTGAAATCAATTCGGGCGCGGGCGGAACCGAAGCGCAGGACTGGGCGGATATGCTTTACAGAATGTATCTGCGTTATTGCGACAGAAGCGGATTTTCGGTGAGCGTTCTTGGTTGTCAGGACGGCGATGAAGCGGGCATAAAAAGCGCGACAATGATAGTTTCGGGCGACCACCCCTACGGCTACCTCAAAGGGGAAAGCGGAGTGCACCGGCTTGTGAGAATATCGCCTTTTGACGCGAACAAAAGGCGGCATACTTCTTTCGCGTCCGTTTTTATCTCTCCCGAAATAGACGATTCCGTGGAGGTCAACATAGACGAAAAGGATTTGCGCGTAGACACTTTCAGAGCCGGCGGCAAAGGCGGACAGCATGTGAACAAAACAGATTCCGCGGTGCGCATAACACACACTCCGACCGGCACGGTCGTGAGTTGCCAGAACGAAAGGTCTCAACACCAGAACAAGGAGTCCGCGATGAAGGTTCTCAAAGCCCGCCTGTATAAGATTGAAAGAGAAAAGAAAATGGAAAAATTGAGCAAGCTCTCCTCGTCAAAAAAGGAGATAGGCTGGGGAAGTCAGATAAGATCTTACGTTATGCACCCGTATAGAATGGTGAAAGACCACAGAACGGATTTTGAGAGCAGCGATGTGGACGCGGTGCTTGACGGCAAGTTGGAGGATTTTGTGAGAAACTACCTGACTTCCGAGGAGTCAGCTCCAAAATAG
- a CDS encoding NAD(+) kinase, producing MAKKVKKIGIVGMSKNKDVRNMTVKLCSIFKKAGIRHIVETELGKASGISSGLAEAKKIPSLADMVFSLGGDGTFLSAARLLSRSNTPMLGINLGGLGFLAECKVDEVGKMMKKIASGDYDIERRSMFAVRVEKNGSKVFSGEALNEIVVNGGKATKIIDLELHIDGSHITTFKADGMICSTPTGSTGYSLSAGGPVVHPTLPLTVITPICPHTLANRPLVVSNKTEIRFRCPPNARARELNATLDGQIDFLVGPAMEVVVTKSKSSINLVKSPFMDYFTILKTKLMWATRHKEK from the coding sequence ATGGCAAAAAAAGTGAAAAAAATCGGCATTGTGGGAATGAGCAAAAACAAAGACGTCAGGAATATGACCGTCAAACTCTGCTCAATCTTCAAAAAAGCCGGAATTCGGCACATCGTTGAAACCGAACTCGGAAAAGCGTCCGGCATTTCTTCGGGGCTTGCCGAAGCGAAGAAAATTCCGTCTCTCGCGGACATGGTATTTTCCCTCGGCGGAGACGGCACTTTCTTGAGCGCGGCTCGCCTGCTCAGCAGAAGCAACACACCGATGCTTGGCATAAATCTCGGCGGGCTTGGGTTTCTTGCCGAATGCAAGGTTGATGAAGTGGGGAAGATGATGAAAAAAATCGCCAGCGGCGATTACGACATTGAACGCAGAAGCATGTTCGCCGTGCGCGTTGAGAAAAACGGCTCAAAAGTTTTCTCAGGCGAGGCTCTAAATGAGATTGTCGTAAACGGCGGCAAAGCGACAAAAATCATAGACCTTGAACTGCACATAGACGGCTCGCACATAACAACCTTCAAGGCGGACGGAATGATTTGCTCAACCCCCACCGGCTCAACCGGCTATTCGCTATCGGCGGGAGGTCCCGTTGTGCATCCAACCCTTCCGCTCACCGTGATAACGCCCATATGCCCGCACACGCTCGCGAACCGTCCGCTTGTGGTTTCAAACAAAACCGAAATCCGCTTCCGCTGTCCGCCGAACGCACGGGCTCGCGAACTGAACGCGACCCTTGACGGACAGATTGATTTTTTGGTCGGCCCCGCGATGGAGGTTGTCGTAACAAAATCCAAATCGTCAATAAACCTTGTAAAATCGCCCTTTATGGACTACTTCACCATTCTGAAAACAAAACTGATGTGGGCCACGCGGCACAAGGAAAAATAG
- a CDS encoding methionyl-tRNA formyltransferase, translating to MNLFFMGTPEFASASLIAIAREHKVMKAICMPDRAAGRGRKVSPPDVKKVAGELSIPVLQPENLDEITVDFENLKPEAVCVVAYGKIIPSHILSFSPSGFINLHASLLPAYRGAAPINRAVMEGERKTGVTTMLVNDKLDSGDILLQKEIAIKDDEDSEILARRMSAEGAELLLKTLASIEDGSVSPVPQDHSRATYAPMLSKDDGTIDWKQPSGIIRNLIRGTAPWPGAFTKLGGKTLKIIGADFAEGVGKPGEVLNSRKKFMVASGAGALEIREVQIEGRKKMSGADFLLGAKLPAGTVLG from the coding sequence ATGAATCTGTTTTTTATGGGAACCCCTGAATTCGCTTCGGCGTCTCTTATTGCCATCGCACGTGAGCATAAGGTTATGAAGGCGATTTGCATGCCTGACCGCGCCGCCGGACGCGGCAGAAAGGTGTCGCCGCCCGATGTGAAAAAGGTCGCCGGCGAACTTTCAATTCCGGTTCTTCAGCCGGAAAATCTTGATGAAATCACGGTGGATTTTGAAAACCTCAAGCCCGAAGCGGTTTGTGTTGTGGCTTACGGAAAAATAATTCCGTCTCACATTCTCTCTTTCTCTCCGAGCGGATTCATCAATCTGCACGCCTCTTTGCTTCCCGCCTACAGAGGCGCCGCGCCCATCAACCGTGCCGTTATGGAGGGGGAGAGAAAAACCGGCGTTACAACAATGCTCGTGAACGACAAACTCGATTCGGGAGACATTCTGCTTCAAAAGGAAATCGCGATAAAAGACGATGAAGACTCGGAAATCCTCGCGCGCCGCATGAGCGCCGAAGGGGCGGAACTTTTGCTCAAAACCCTCGCTAGCATTGAAGACGGTTCAGTTTCTCCCGTGCCTCAAGACCATTCCAGAGCGACATACGCGCCGATGCTTTCCAAAGATGACGGGACAATAGACTGGAAACAGCCCTCCGGAATAATCCGCAATCTCATTCGTGGAACCGCGCCGTGGCCCGGAGCGTTTACAAAACTCGGGGGGAAAACGCTGAAAATAATCGGAGCGGACTTTGCCGAAGGCGTGGGAAAGCCGGGCGAGGTTTTGAATTCGCGGAAAAAATTCATGGTCGCCTCGGGCGCGGGCGCGCTTGAAATTCGCGAGGTTCAGATTGAGGGCAGAAAAAAGATGTCCGGCGCAGATTTTCTTCTTGGCGCGAAACTTCCCGCCGGAACCGTTCTCGGCTGA
- the aspS gene encoding aspartate--tRNA ligase, producing MTDWKRTDSCGDLRASDEGREVTVMGWVQSSRDHGGVIFIDIRDHNGIIQAVFDPSRGSPHSTADAFRSEWVVAIRGKVVKRDAEMVNDSMPTGEIEIVASQVQTLNTCPELPFPVEDDINADEPIRMKYRFLDLRRPVMRDAILLRHRVVSSARSYLESAGFVEIETPMLTKATPEGARDFVVPCRQADGGFYALPQSPQLLKQILMASGFDRYYQIARCFRDEDLRADRQPEFSQIDIEMAFVDENEVIGIVEGVIKECFAVAGIKVEPPFKRIDYARARSLYGTDRPDTRFELELCEVSDVFRGTEFKVFSSALSKGGILKALALTGDDAGLARKDIDELTEEAIAMGAGGLAWIRITDGKWQSPIAKFLSEDEKTALLEKTGLTDSKRALIFFGAGDSSTVNTVLAGVRVSVARRLGLIKEDEHKFVWVENFPLFESEGGALKAVHHPFTAPAEDSVDKIETAPAEALSRAYDIVLNGVEVGGGSIRIHERDMQEAVLRTIGIDGKKAEEQFGFFLKALEFGAPPHGGVALGLDRIVMMIAGCGTIREVTAFPKTQRGACPLTGAPSEIDSEQMAQLGLRKVER from the coding sequence ATGACTGATTGGAAAAGAACAGACAGTTGCGGGGATTTGCGCGCGTCTGATGAAGGGCGCGAGGTTACAGTTATGGGCTGGGTTCAGTCAAGTCGCGACCACGGCGGGGTTATTTTCATAGACATACGCGACCACAACGGCATCATTCAGGCAGTTTTTGACCCCTCGCGCGGAAGTCCTCACTCAACCGCGGACGCTTTCCGGAGCGAATGGGTTGTCGCCATCAGAGGGAAGGTTGTCAAAAGGGACGCGGAGATGGTTAATGATTCAATGCCGACCGGAGAGATTGAGATTGTCGCTTCGCAGGTGCAAACGCTCAACACCTGCCCCGAATTGCCGTTTCCCGTTGAGGACGACATAAATGCTGATGAGCCTATAAGAATGAAATACCGGTTTCTTGACCTTCGCCGCCCCGTGATGCGGGACGCGATTCTTCTGCGTCACCGCGTTGTTTCTTCGGCGCGCTCGTATCTTGAGTCCGCGGGATTTGTTGAAATAGAAACTCCCATGCTGACAAAAGCCACGCCTGAAGGCGCAAGAGATTTTGTTGTTCCGTGCCGTCAGGCGGATGGCGGGTTCTACGCTCTGCCCCAGTCTCCACAGCTTCTCAAACAGATTTTGATGGCTTCAGGTTTTGACCGCTACTATCAGATAGCACGCTGTTTTCGCGATGAAGATTTAAGGGCGGACAGGCAGCCGGAGTTTTCGCAGATAGACATTGAGATGGCTTTTGTTGACGAGAACGAAGTTATCGGAATTGTGGAGGGGGTTATAAAAGAGTGTTTCGCGGTCGCCGGAATAAAAGTGGAGCCACCTTTCAAGCGGATTGATTACGCGCGTGCGCGCTCTCTCTATGGCACAGACCGCCCCGACACAAGGTTTGAGCTTGAACTGTGCGAAGTTTCCGATGTTTTTCGGGGCACGGAGTTCAAGGTTTTTTCGTCCGCTCTGTCAAAAGGCGGGATTTTGAAAGCGCTCGCGCTCACCGGAGATGATGCCGGGCTTGCGCGAAAAGACATAGACGAATTGACCGAAGAGGCAATTGCGATGGGCGCTGGCGGGCTTGCGTGGATAAGAATTACGGACGGGAAATGGCAGTCTCCCATAGCGAAGTTTCTTTCTGAAGATGAAAAAACCGCGCTTTTGGAAAAAACCGGACTCACGGATTCAAAACGCGCGCTCATCTTTTTCGGCGCGGGCGACTCCTCAACCGTTAACACTGTTCTCGCGGGCGTGCGGGTTTCAGTCGCACGGCGGCTCGGGCTCATCAAAGAAGATGAGCACAAATTTGTGTGGGTTGAAAACTTTCCCCTGTTTGAGAGCGAGGGAGGTGCTCTGAAAGCGGTTCATCATCCTTTCACCGCTCCGGCGGAGGACAGCGTGGACAAGATTGAAACCGCTCCGGCCGAGGCACTTTCAAGAGCATATGACATTGTGCTCAACGGCGTGGAGGTGGGCGGAGGCAGTATAAGGATTCACGAGCGGGACATGCAGGAAGCAGTTTTGAGGACGATAGGGATTGACGGGAAAAAAGCCGAGGAACAGTTTGGGTTTTTCCTCAAAGCGCTTGAGTTTGGAGCGCCTCCGCACGGTGGGGTGGCTTTGGGGCTTGACAGGATTGTGATGATGATTGCCGGGTGCGGAACCATACGCGAGGTTACCGCGTTTCCAAAAACCCAGAGGGGCGCGTGCCCGCTCACGGGAGCTCCGTCTGAAATAGATTCGGAGCAAATGGCGCAGTTGGGGCTCAGAAAAGTAGAAAGGTAG
- a CDS encoding bifunctional phosphoribosyl-AMP cyclohydrolase/phosphoribosyl-ATP diphosphatase HisIE, producing the protein MDVGKIKFGENGLVPVIVQDCENGKVLMMAWANEEALLKTEQTGQTHFWSRSRGKLWKKGEESGNWQKVREIFVDCDHDCVLVLVEPQGPSCHTGEQTCFYTDADGERALSPDFGSSVSESGAMVAMGKVFQTVKDRKANPKKNSYTSALFEGGTDRIARKITEEAGETIIAAKNEDPDEIVSEMADLWFHCLIMLAERGLSPADIDRELENRIGVSGLEKKSKKP; encoded by the coding sequence ATGGATGTAGGAAAAATAAAATTCGGAGAAAACGGGCTTGTGCCCGTGATTGTTCAGGACTGCGAAAACGGAAAAGTGCTTATGATGGCATGGGCGAACGAGGAAGCGTTGCTCAAAACCGAGCAGACCGGTCAGACCCATTTCTGGAGCCGTTCGCGCGGAAAACTGTGGAAAAAGGGCGAAGAGTCCGGCAACTGGCAGAAGGTTCGCGAAATTTTTGTTGATTGCGACCACGACTGCGTTCTTGTGCTTGTTGAGCCGCAGGGACCTTCGTGCCACACCGGAGAGCAGACCTGTTTTTACACCGATGCGGACGGGGAAAGGGCGCTTTCTCCCGATTTTGGCTCTTCCGTGTCCGAAAGCGGCGCGATGGTGGCGATGGGCAAGGTTTTTCAAACCGTGAAAGACAGAAAAGCCAACCCGAAAAAGAACTCTTACACGAGTGCTCTTTTTGAGGGCGGAACGGACAGAATAGCGCGGAAAATAACGGAAGAAGCCGGCGAAACGATTATTGCCGCCAAGAACGAAGACCCGGACGAAATTGTTTCCGAAATGGCGGACTTGTGGTTTCACTGCCTCATTATGCTCGCCGAGCGCGGACTCAGCCCCGCAGACATTGACAGAGAACTTGAAAACCGCATCGGCGTTTCCGGTTTGGAGAAAAAAAGTAAAAAACCGTGA
- the rpoZ gene encoding DNA-directed RNA polymerase subunit omega encodes MARVTIEDCMEIVENRFALSVVAMKRAKQIVMKKVEEREKEKKLMAAEADPSSDGEIPSPEVIEKNLDKSSRVQDEYKPVISALKEIAAGKIEFSSPEDGKS; translated from the coding sequence ATGGCAAGAGTTACCATAGAAGACTGCATGGAAATCGTGGAAAACAGATTTGCCCTGTCTGTTGTTGCGATGAAAAGAGCCAAGCAAATTGTGATGAAAAAGGTTGAAGAACGTGAAAAGGAAAAGAAACTCATGGCGGCCGAAGCTGACCCGTCGTCCGATGGGGAAATTCCGTCTCCCGAAGTCATTGAAAAAAATCTGGACAAGAGTTCGCGTGTCCAGGACGAATACAAACCCGTTATCAGCGCTCTAAAAGAGATAGCGGCTGGAAAAATTGAGTTTTCAAGCCCCGAAGACGGAAAATCCTGA
- a CDS encoding hydantoinase/oxoprolinase family protein, giving the protein MSFQAPKTENPETSVITPLAMSATLKIGVDVGGTFTDLILFDGNEAQIHKVPSTPRSQVLAVIAGVEHFSKKHRGPVEIIHGTTVATNALLERKGAKTVLITTRGFEDVIEIGRQNREKLYDLFWEKSEGLVQRKMRIGAKERIDSDGAVLVALSEKEAKKLAAAARKTGAKAAAVCFLHSYANPAHEEMVEKQLKKLGVPVSLSSKVSPEFREFERTSTTVSNAYLIPKVANYMKALSSSDSVSKVSIVQSSGGVTSPEKVADEPVRIATSGPAAGVVGAFKISELMGEKKIITLDMGGTSTDVSLCDGAVAFASQNNVGGIPLRAPCVDISTIGAGGGSIARVDSGGILKTGPQSAGAEPGPACYGKGKLPTITDANLALGRIEPARFLGGRKKVSAKKARDAIETLKMESKNTLQKAESVIKVVNSSMERLIRVIAADRGVDPREFALFGFGGAAGIHCCELAVAVGMKKVVFPVHPAALSALGMLLSDVFKDYVKSCFAVAPAQMNIISNGLAKLEESARAEEKDVRNAERFVDARYEGQSHEITVPFSRRFVSDFHRAHFKRFGYEMRGKPVETTAVRVRLHGEKSGVRLPEIPRGKKPIAREKQIWLGDTPKKFKLYNRAEMGAGFKFKGPALVLEDNSVVMITPEFICEIDKWGNIIAVVK; this is encoded by the coding sequence TTGAGTTTTCAAGCCCCGAAGACGGAAAATCCTGAAACTTCAGTAATTACACCGCTGGCAATGAGCGCCACGCTCAAAATAGGAGTTGATGTCGGAGGAACATTCACCGATTTAATTCTGTTTGACGGCAATGAGGCGCAAATTCATAAAGTTCCCTCCACTCCCCGCTCACAGGTGCTCGCCGTAATCGCGGGCGTTGAACATTTCTCAAAAAAACACCGCGGACCCGTTGAAATCATTCACGGAACAACGGTGGCGACAAACGCACTTCTTGAAAGAAAAGGAGCAAAAACCGTTTTAATAACAACCCGTGGATTTGAAGACGTAATTGAAATAGGAAGGCAGAATCGCGAAAAACTTTACGACCTTTTCTGGGAAAAAAGCGAGGGGCTTGTGCAGCGTAAAATGAGAATAGGCGCGAAAGAGAGAATTGACTCGGACGGCGCAGTGCTTGTCGCGCTTTCCGAAAAAGAGGCGAAAAAACTCGCCGCCGCCGCGCGCAAAACCGGAGCGAAAGCCGCCGCGGTCTGCTTCCTTCACTCATATGCAAATCCCGCGCATGAGGAAATGGTGGAGAAACAACTGAAAAAACTCGGCGTACCCGTCTCGCTTTCATCAAAGGTGTCGCCTGAGTTCCGGGAGTTTGAAAGGACTTCCACAACGGTCTCCAACGCCTACCTGATTCCTAAAGTGGCGAACTATATGAAGGCGTTGTCATCATCGGACTCGGTGAGCAAAGTTTCCATAGTTCAGTCAAGCGGTGGCGTTACATCACCCGAAAAAGTCGCGGACGAGCCTGTGAGAATCGCGACATCGGGTCCCGCGGCTGGAGTTGTGGGCGCTTTCAAAATCTCCGAACTAATGGGCGAAAAAAAAATCATAACCCTTGATATGGGAGGCACTTCAACCGATGTCTCGCTTTGCGACGGCGCCGTTGCATTCGCGTCTCAAAACAACGTGGGCGGAATTCCTCTGCGCGCCCCCTGTGTGGACATCTCAACCATCGGCGCTGGTGGCGGTTCCATAGCGCGCGTGGACTCGGGAGGGATTTTGAAAACCGGTCCTCAAAGCGCCGGAGCTGAACCCGGACCCGCTTGCTACGGCAAGGGGAAACTCCCGACCATTACGGACGCCAATCTCGCGCTCGGCAGGATTGAACCCGCACGGTTTCTCGGCGGAAGAAAAAAGGTTTCCGCGAAAAAAGCGCGCGACGCGATTGAAACTCTGAAAATGGAGTCAAAGAATACCCTTCAAAAAGCGGAGTCGGTTATCAAGGTTGTCAATTCGTCCATGGAGAGGCTCATACGGGTCATTGCCGCGGACAGAGGGGTTGACCCCAGAGAGTTCGCGCTTTTCGGATTCGGCGGCGCGGCGGGTATCCACTGTTGCGAACTCGCGGTCGCGGTTGGAATGAAAAAGGTTGTTTTCCCCGTTCATCCCGCCGCTCTTTCCGCTCTGGGAATGCTCCTTTCAGATGTTTTTAAAGACTATGTGAAAAGTTGTTTCGCGGTCGCGCCGGCGCAAATGAATATTATTTCGAACGGGCTCGCGAAACTTGAAGAAAGCGCGCGCGCGGAGGAAAAAGACGTCCGCAACGCCGAGCGCTTTGTTGACGCAAGATACGAAGGACAGTCTCATGAAATCACAGTCCCTTTTTCGCGGCGATTTGTTTCAGACTTTCATCGCGCGCATTTCAAGAGGTTCGGATACGAAATGCGGGGCAAGCCGGTTGAAACAACGGCGGTGAGAGTCCGCCTTCACGGCGAAAAAAGCGGCGTCCGTCTGCCGGAAATCCCGCGCGGGAAGAAACCGATCGCGCGCGAAAAGCAGATATGGCTCGGCGATACGCCGAAAAAATTCAAACTGTATAATCGTGCGGAAATGGGCGCGGGCTTCAAATTCAAGGGACCCGCGCTGGTTCTGGAAGACAATTCCGTTGTGATGATAACGCCGGAGTTCATTTGTGAAATTGACAAATGGGGAAATATAATCGCGGTTGTAAAATAA
- a CDS encoding NUDIX domain-containing protein — MSDELFTRTFEKNLARRPLRELSLANGAARAAVMAIVRRANGGVEICFIKRSRHPLDRFSGHIAFPGGAREENDPDMLATAIRETREETGMEVENHGKILGRLDDETPRGNTDKNRREYLVNVFVCALFSDTGVSDLEMRISDDEVDEIFWIPADELRRGGSPEKPEFFHHERRIWGMTARIVDKLLECIPPQA, encoded by the coding sequence ATGTCCGACGAACTTTTTACGAGAACTTTTGAGAAAAATCTGGCGCGGCGGCCCTTGCGCGAACTCAGTCTTGCAAACGGCGCGGCGCGAGCGGCGGTTATGGCGATTGTCAGACGCGCGAACGGCGGCGTGGAAATCTGTTTCATAAAAAGATCCCGGCATCCGCTTGACAGGTTTTCAGGGCACATCGCTTTTCCGGGCGGAGCCAGAGAGGAAAACGACCCGGACATGCTCGCGACCGCGATAAGGGAAACACGCGAAGAAACCGGTATGGAAGTTGAAAACCACGGAAAAATTCTCGGGCGTCTTGACGATGAAACCCCGCGCGGCAACACGGACAAAAACCGGAGGGAATATCTGGTAAATGTTTTCGTGTGCGCCCTCTTTTCAGATACCGGAGTTTCAGACCTTGAAATGCGGATAAGCGACGATGAAGTTGATGAAATTTTCTGGATACCCGCGGACGAATTGCGGCGCGGCGGAAGTCCCGAAAAACCGGAGTTTTTTCACCACGAGCGGAGAATATGGGGAATGACGGCGAGAATTGTTGACAAACTGCTGGAATGCATACCGCCGCAAGCGTAA
- the ssb gene encoding single-stranded DNA-binding protein yields MRGVNKATVIGNVGSDPEMKYTGSGQAVANFSVATNESWTSKDGEKRERTEWHRIVAWGRLAEICGQYLSKGKPVYIEGSIRTRTWEDKEGNTRYTTEIHAKEMQFLGDSRDSASANTGGEQSQPQNSTPLEIPENNMDDDIPF; encoded by the coding sequence ATGAGAGGAGTAAATAAGGCAACTGTAATCGGAAATGTGGGAAGTGACCCCGAAATGAAATACACCGGTTCGGGGCAGGCGGTCGCTAATTTTTCGGTCGCCACAAACGAATCATGGACTTCAAAAGACGGTGAAAAACGCGAGAGAACCGAATGGCACAGAATTGTCGCGTGGGGGCGGCTGGCGGAGATTTGCGGACAATATCTCTCCAAAGGCAAACCCGTTTACATTGAGGGCTCAATACGAACAAGGACATGGGAAGACAAGGAAGGAAACACCAGATACACAACCGAGATACATGCCAAAGAGATGCAGTTTCTGGGCGACTCAAGAGACAGCGCCTCAGCAAACACGGGCGGCGAGCAATCACAACCCCAGAACAGCACCCCTCTTGAAATACCCGAAAACAACATGGATGACGACATTCCGTTTTAG
- the glmU gene encoding UDP-N-acetylglucosamine diphosphorylase/glucosamine-1-phosphate N-acetyltransferase, with amino-acid sequence MGGKRQKALLPVLGTPIIRHITLATDTVKPKKTFAVVGFDSDSMVQYLSNNGTGNFEFAYQREQRGTGHALSSAMKKISARDGEVVVVNGDIPGVTGTLIKKLVANRKKKGAALSFVTAIADNPDGYGRVVRSKNGDPEKIVEHRDASVKEKRIDEINAGIYCFKISFLRRALALLNKKNAKGEYYITDLVEIALRTGERTGTVKTADFNEITGVNTPSELAAAQKYMRERTNARLMSAGVIIADPSTTYICPETKIRKGALIQPCCFINRSFIGTNCVIEPCSQITNSKLGADCRVEFSSILDSCDMRAGSAAGPFARIRPETVLMEGARAGSFVEIKKSLVGKNSKIPHLSYVGDSALGAHVNIGAGTITCNYDGNKKHRTIIGDEVFIGSDTILVAPVKVDKGASTAAGSVITKNVSPRSLAIGRSKQKEVRGWRKPGDKAAKN; translated from the coding sequence ATGGGAGGCAAACGCCAGAAGGCGCTTCTTCCGGTTCTGGGAACGCCGATTATCCGGCATATCACGCTCGCGACTGACACCGTAAAACCGAAAAAAACTTTCGCCGTAGTCGGGTTTGACTCAGACTCGATGGTCCAATACCTGTCAAACAACGGAACCGGAAACTTTGAGTTCGCTTACCAACGCGAACAACGGGGCACGGGGCACGCGCTGTCAAGCGCGATGAAAAAGATTTCCGCACGGGACGGCGAGGTTGTTGTCGTAAACGGCGACATACCCGGCGTTACCGGAACGCTTATCAAAAAACTTGTCGCGAACCGGAAGAAAAAAGGCGCGGCTCTGTCGTTTGTAACCGCTATTGCGGACAATCCGGACGGATACGGGCGTGTAGTTCGTTCAAAAAACGGAGACCCGGAAAAAATAGTTGAGCATCGGGACGCATCTGTTAAGGAAAAACGTATAGATGAGATAAACGCGGGCATTTACTGTTTCAAAATTTCTTTCCTGCGCCGCGCTCTCGCGTTGTTGAACAAAAAAAACGCCAAAGGCGAATACTACATAACCGACCTTGTTGAGATAGCCCTGCGGACGGGCGAAAGGACGGGAACGGTCAAAACGGCGGACTTTAATGAAATCACCGGTGTTAACACACCTTCGGAACTCGCGGCCGCTCAGAAATATATGAGAGAAAGAACAAATGCCCGCCTCATGAGCGCGGGAGTTATAATTGCCGACCCGTCAACCACGTATATATGCCCCGAAACAAAAATCAGAAAAGGCGCGCTCATACAGCCGTGCTGTTTTATCAACCGCAGCTTCATAGGAACCAACTGCGTAATAGAACCCTGTTCGCAAATTACGAACAGCAAACTCGGCGCGGATTGCAGAGTGGAATTTTCCTCAATTCTTGACAGTTGCGACATGCGCGCGGGCTCGGCGGCGGGTCCGTTTGCGAGAATTCGCCCTGAAACGGTTTTGATGGAAGGCGCGCGTGCGGGCTCTTTTGTTGAAATCAAAAAATCGTTGGTCGGCAAAAACTCAAAAATCCCCCACTTGTCGTATGTCGGAGATTCGGCGCTCGGAGCGCACGTAAACATAGGAGCGGGAACAATCACCTGCAACTACGACGGCAACAAAAAACACCGCACAATAATCGGTGATGAAGTGTTCATTGGTAGCGACACAATTCTTGTCGCGCCCGTGAAAGTGGACAAAGGCGCGTCAACCGCGGCAGGCTCGGTCATAACAAAAAACGTTTCCCCGCGCTCACTCGCAATTGGCAGAAGCAAACAGAAAGAAGTTCGCGGATGGCGCAAACCCGGCGACAAGGCGGCGAAAAACTGA